ACATTGTAAGAACGGCCGtactgcaatataatatatattgctatAATCATGccaacattgtataatatcggTGTTCTCGAATTACGgataaagtgataaaaacCATGCGAGTTGCGGACGAAATCTAAAAAGGTATCATATACGAATTGCGGACACAAATATAAGATACTATAATTGCGAACAAATgtccaataattattttttgtacaacgATTGTGGACGTTGGGAAATTACTGTTTGATAATAAcgccaatatatatattatacctacataatataaatgacgATCGACATTATTGGTCATtggactaattattattatactaataatttaaaacgagtaaaaaaaaaaatagtcgaaAAGAAGGCATTAATTAATAGCAAACAAATGTTGCAACATTCAAGTGGTGACATCAATTTAGAATATCATTTATACGggctgtttaaaaaaaaaaaaaatttgccacaaaattaaaactttaaatattataaaacataataaaataactttaaataatttaacaacattttaaaaataacgattgcTCTTTCGcaagacatatttttaacacctACTAATTTTTTGGTAGCTTGTCCCATTCTTGAAAAGTGGTGAAGGGATATagtgtatacttttataatattataatagttaaaaacgtAGGTACGTGATTTTTtgcagttttatttaaatatttatttattagccaTTAGGTATAGTtatggattttaaatttatcaattggtATTAATAAAGGGGAAAagtgtttttacaatattaaataaagattattCAGAGTGAATTTAGAGtacttacattttagattctgaacggatgGTTAAGGTGCATTATACTCGTTctgaaaaaaattggaaaatcaAGAACGTAATTGTCTAGTAGAACTTctcaagattttttttgtgaaaaaatcaaaataacatgtttatacattaaaatgttgttaccAAAACGACTTCCAACATAAGAAACCCAGGTATTGTCCATaggaattcattttttttttactaaaatcaaGTTAAATTCTAGTAATTGTGATATTTGCAGTAGAAACAtcctgtaaatattttatttttaacaaaacaataagtcataattaataccacaatttattttattgaatatttagacataacataaataatcaaatataaatatgcgcTTCTTACaacaaaatctttattttgaaGATCCATCTTTTAATGTAATTGTTCTATTAAACACTAATTTTGTATCATTAGAATCCAAATCTACACAAAAATATCCCAATCTttcaaattgataattttttaagactgGCGATTTTAATATGTGTACGTCAGCATAAGCATtgactatttttaatgaatctgAATTAATATCACTAAGATAACCATTCGGAACTTGATTAGTGTCTTCTggatttttatgcataaataatCGATCATATAATCTGACTTCAATCTCAATAGGATTTGAAACCCAGTGTATAAATGCTTTTGGTTTTGGTGCAGTTTTAACATCTGTTGCTTCAACATGAATTTCTTCTATTGTTGTTCCAACAGTTATCACCTTAATCACTTTGATAACAATTCCAGCATATCTTAAACCAACAGTTTGATCAATGGTTAGGCGACGATAATCTTTATCTGCATTTTGACTAAAATCACTGGATTCAATATACAACACTGATGAGAATTTGATATCATGCCAACCTTTGTCTGGATCACTAGGAAAATCAGGAACACTTACTGAATATggcttatttaatttgtcaaagttggttattattattttcaaaggcTCTAAGGCAACCATAGTTCTAGTTGCTGTAAGATTCAAGAAATCTTGAACTTCAGATTCGAGCATTTGTGGATCAACAATAGCTTGAGCTCCAGTTACACCCATACGAGcacaaaatgaatttatagatTCTGCAGGAAAGCCTCTACGCCGTAATGCAGATAATGTAAACAACCTAGGGTCGTCCCAatcattaacaattttattttcaattaatttaccaatttttctttttgataCAACTGTATAGTTCATATTGAGCCGACCATATTCCCATTGTACAGGGCAATAAAGATCTAGAGAATTGCACAGCCAGTAATATGTAGATCTTCGGTTTTGAAATTCTTTAGTGCAAAGAGAatgagtaatattttcaatagaatCACAAAGACAATGGGTATAATCATATGTAGGATATATACACCATTTATCTTTAGTACGATGATGTGGCAAAAATTTTATACGATAAGCAACTGGATCTTGTTTACCTTCTTCAAGAGTGACTTTCATTCTTAATGTAGCTTCTCCTTCATCAAAAATTCCATTTTTCATATCATTAAGTAAAGATAAATTTTCTTCAACAGGACGATTACGCCATGGGGACGGTGGAGGATTAAATCCTTGCATATCTTGTTGTTTTTGATGGCAGACATAAGCTAATCCTTTTTTTGTCAGAGAAATAGCCCAATCATAGAGTTGATCAAAATAGTCTGAAGAATGAGTGATTCTATGAGGTTTATAACCTAACCATTCAACCATTTCTTTAAtacctgtaaaatatttttcttcttctttctCTGGATTTGTATCATCATACCTAGAAGAAAACAAAAGATGATTACAACAATGCGACTTTACTAATAGGGTAAAAGGGTTAGGGTTTGAAGACAAATGCattctgtttttataaataattataaaaaataatgggtaaatattacttttactattttattataatggctatatacatatttatggtACAAATCAATAAAAGCTTGCAAagataatgcatttttaatgttatatttaaaattatctttaatgagtatactttattatgactattaaatatatcaattatcaataaagtatttaataaagttaattaaatatttatcaaagtgcttatattatctatagattAAAATGTGTTCTTGATTGGTAAATTTAAGAAAGTTTGTTAATAAATGctttttattgctttttttcatattttaaagtgattttttttttaaattatgaaccctgtttattaataatattaatttttatgtttttacctGAGAATACATTCACCACCAGAAGCTTTAGCAAatccaaaatttatatttatggccTTGGCATGACCAATGTGTAAAATTCCATTAGGTTCTGGAGGGAATCTAGTAATAACTTTGCCACTAGtttcttttaaatgttgtgttaataacatttctgtattttttgtaatgaCATAACcatcagttttaaaattttccccGGGCTTGTGGAAATCGACTTTACTCATTACCTCTTCAATGGACAATGGTTTATAAGCAAGAGTCTTTTTTTCTATAGGTTTGATTTCTTTGACTTTTTTCTGCTTTTGGACAGGTGCTAAATCAGCTTCAGTTTTAGCacctaaaatattcaaaatttgactgtcaacttcattttttatagcttTTCCATCAGCCCACACCAGTTGTTTTCTAACTTCTTGCATTAGACCACCCGTGTTAAACTTATATCTTTTCTCTAACAATTCATTCTTGTTTTGAGATATAATTTCTTcaactttttgttttatttcgtctattgtaataacaatacCAACCCCACATGCTTTATCTAACTccaataaatctatattttcatttattaatgagCGTAAGTAATCCAAACAGCAATCAATTCTTTGGGTAGTAtccaatttgttttcaaatatatatgagTCAATGAGACTTACATACTTTGAATCTTGATTTTTTAACTTGGAAGCTAAGTGGTACAATAAAGTACCATAATTAGTTAAGGGTTGATTTGTTTTCGGAAATTCATTGATGACACTTTTTAAATTGGaagtcaaatttttattttttaatgtttctttAGCTTTAGCCTCAGAAAGACCAATAGATACAAATAAATCCAAATCAGACATTTTCaatatctgaaaaatatattattcttaaataaaataataataaataatatttatttactatttttaccaATATCTATTACAAGACTTTGAATATCTTTTGTTCTAATCAGAGCACTTGAAACAATTCCAATTGGAGTATGTAAATCTTCAACAGCAATATGGTCATAAGCTCCAGTAGTTGCAACAAATGTAGCTTTCACTAGAGAATTATCATATAAGGTGGCTGTAAAGCGTTTATCTAAAACATcaaatgttgtatattaataattaatattatgtgttatataattattgaagctgtacaaaacttttaagttaataaaatatagttcaaaCTTTCATTAAAATGGAAcagacattaatttaaaaaaatcaaaattacctaacttatctatgtatattaccatattagttgtaatttttaatctattttacttAAGCTCAATAGTGTTATGCGTATAAGTGTTGTTTAACTTGGTAGTAATATCCGTCATTATCTTAATAGATTCAGTAAATGTACAGTTCtgagtgtacaataataacaaatgtcTGGACCTCATATTTATGGAGTTAATATGCacaatgaaacaaatttaagtGTTTATTGCAATTCTTTTTCCTAATTTTAAGTATGGATAATTATATTGGCTATTGaaatatcttaattatatagttatctgCAAAGAAGTGGTATGtattagttaatatacatGGTTTGTCATGGAGGtatgacaattttacattaaaattacattttttacattttaatgcaTCGGATCATTATGAAACAGAGACACTCTTTATATGTGAGTTAAGCGAGAGCTTAAGAGgccaaacaaaaataaaaaatggtaggtattattttaaatgatgccTCTAAAAAATTTGCACCAGAAACTAGCTAacttttagtacctataaaaataaaaaaatatatgaaaacctATGCAATAACTGTATTGACTTAATaaacaatcataaatataaaaaaagtaaattagttggaaaatgtttaataacaaacaaacaGTAATTAGATAACATCCTTCATACCTAGTACATATTAGTCTAGAGATGCCAATGCCCAatgaatatcataaaaataaataataaacattaattattaatattagatatgaGAATCAATCTATTTGCAAAATAAGTTGAATTAACTATTGAGTCAACAGTAAAGATCagaaaattctattattttgtaattttatgtaattattccTATGGTATATACCTAAGTTAATAACTTCTAgttctataatacatatataaaacatgatttaataatttgtttttattatacttaataactaaattttgacaaataatttatgaatttcgattattaaaaaaaaattaaaaaaaatttttgttttattttgattataaattatgtgagaaaatatttttaaaaacgatgagtttttgaaataataaatgttcgacaaaaaaatcactgtataatatacttataatacattgaatGGTATCTACGtggataataatgtataagtacTTGCCttctaattttgaaattatatcgaGGAATCGTTCTCTCAAAAAACTGGCTGCGATCTGCTCACGGCTGTCCATATAAGAACTGTAGAAATAGAAAACGACTTATGAGTTATGGACCAAATTACAGAATTACTGAGTCCTTGGCCCTTGCGTGAAACAGGATATCGTCATGTGGATTGTGGACTATTATCACCTCAGCAGTCGGTTATTGTAAACGTACGCGAAAACGGCTCGCACTTTCATATCTGATATTATCAGTCTTCAGTTTCAGTTCTTTTgagttttgataataaatgataCGCGGAAATCTCACCAGACAGTAGACAGTAGTAAGTTGTGCAAGTGCAATGTTGATCTGCTTATTCTACTCTGTGCTCTGTACTCGGCTGCGTGGGCGGCAGGCACTTGTATGATGGTAGTAACGGACTTCTCCGAGGCGCACTTACAGCATAGAGTAATACTCTGTGGCttacaatttactatttatatagtatttacataacataaataataataataaagtaattggAAAAGTATTGGAACAGTTTATTATactgacaataataaataataattattatttattgcttcATGCGATGTTtcgcattataaattataatagacacTTAGGTAGACAGGTAGTACATTATTCAGTGGTAAAATGGCTTTATTAAAAAgctcatgatattattattcgtttatttaaaattttaaacgttattgttattttaacgatAGAGTGACGACACTATAATCCAGTATAATGGATTTAAAAATCCtgctgaattttttttaattaactttactTATTGGTATTATTAGATCACATATTTTCGTACCGACGTTACAGCGTTTATCACGCGACCAATCGTACGGAGATAAACAATCGAAACGGATACGTTCCCAACTTTGACGGCTCGCCCATATcaacaacaatattacatattttttattttattcaacttatacttataacaattcataataataattgtatattttatttaatatattccaaACGCAATTAATGCATTGTTTACTAAACTTATACTGTAATTGAatgcttatacatttttaatcgtaagtgataaataagttttacacgtattatattagatctaatacattatttgagTTTTATAGGTAAGtgaatttaatctaatatatattttatagtttcttataatttacattaacctTGTATCTATCTAATTAAAAGCTACCTATCCATAATGTTGGGTAGATGtttgcaaaattatattttattattatgctgtgGAACTAAAATGATTTCTTTACCATTCCATTGGACTTTTTCTGAAATACCTACCGAGTACCTACTTAgtgtctttatttttattgatgtttataaacttaaaattactttattttcacTAGGTATACTTGTGAGAAATTAATCATTGTTTATCCTAAACAATAAGTAATGTgagttaatactaaatatttatttagactaatttcttataatatttagaaaattaaatttatgtatagttacttataatttttgtacacacaaataattttataattcaataatagtcaagcaaataatatatatatattataccaatgacatttttgaaatttattaaacattacatttttaaataaaaaaattacagcaggtataaggtatatattattaaaatataaaatatacatgttaaaCGAAAATTTTTTGAGTAACTATTGTTCAATATAAAGAAAGCCTAGATATGTTTAGTATAACCTTTAagacttttatataattgatcaGTGAGAAGTTACCACACAAGGGTTAAGTAGAAATGATTATATAAGACTCTTATAATAAGTGTCTACTACAATTTAAGATGTAGAGATATCTtagatttttgtaattaatttaatgtacttgaattttttaaatatgttattcaaatttgatattttaaataaggatTGTTATACCCTAGCCTAATTGCCTAATGGTAGGaaaaaattttggaaaaaaagtacaaattagaatattttaaatagcacATATACgtaatcactctgtataatattttatgaattatgatataaacattacaaaaattaattataataaaaaaataaaaaaataaaaaaaaatttttatctctttaacttaatattttgagcttttaaaaaattgttaagttctacctattttattttccctaAAACgtgtatttatatcatacagagtgattaggtatatgttttatttaaaatatttcaattattattttttttctggagACTTTTTCCAGATACTTTTTTTCCTAGAGAATTTTTTTCAGGGACTTTTTTCTGTCCCCCCAAcctttattattcttttatttttttaaaaaattgttttgagagaaatttaattatctgaacatttttggtaaaattaaCAGCAACAGTTTGAATAGAAATTGGCAGTCGTTTAGTTGAAGTGGAAGACCATCTAGCAATGGCATTGGCTATTCTCcttctaaattttaacattactaaaataaattttatgtacatgaatatttatgtgatataaatcctctttgaaaaaaattagctgtttaacattatttaattttttagtttttatatgatgtgtttaattatttttaattgttttcagtGTTATGATGGGCGATGTGACTGCTGAAAGTCCTCCTGCTGATGATTTAAACAACTCGggttcttcttcttcttcgtcATCCGATTCTGATGGTGAATCAAGTAGTTCATGTACCAGTTCTAGTTCTTCTTCTTGCTCAGAAACACCTAACAACCAGTGCAAAAATTCTAGTCTTCCTGATTGTGATGATGATACTCCTCAGTCAAATGGTCAATCTGAATGGATGGTTTGTCAGCTTTGTCTTTACAAGGTGAAAACACctttacaattaaaacaacacATGCGAATGCACActgaacataaaatacatcGTTGTGCcatatgtaataaaacatttgaacaAGCTACTCGATTAGAAAAACATATAGCCATACACTGTGGTACAGATAATCGTTTTGAATGTTCACTTTGTGGAAAAGTGTATAAACTTAGAACTCAAATTGTTAGCCACATAGCAGCtcacaaaaaacaaaacgcTGGACGTCGTATTTCATATACATGTCACATTtgcacaaaaaaattttcaaataaatcgaAACTGAAGGAACATGTATCAGGACATGAAAATGGGACATTGCATTCATGTGATGTTTGTGGgcgaacttttaaattaaattcatatctTGTTGTACACAAAAGAACACATGAGATGAGCGTATCTTATACAGGTGATAAACCATTCACATGTTCAATGTGTAACAAGTCATTTTTAAGCAAAAGTAACCTAGACCTACACATGTTGGTGCATAATTACGTTAAAAAAGCATCATATAGTTGTGACATATGTGGAAAGATATTTATGCGTAAATATAACTATGATGCTCATGTTAAAATTCATCAATAGTTAGTAAGTTTTTACCATTGCAACtaacagttattattactacacaATTCTCCATAAACACTAAAGCAGccgttattatttcaaattttttgtgaatttttattttgaaaacagaacattattttttaaatatataaagtatatatttaataatggcTTCTTGAACTAacgttttagtaattttatcaacatttcaattattatctcattattttccatttctacaattttaaaagaataatattggaTGATAAATAATctgttcattaaaaataaataatttttttctattaaatgaaaaaaataatataccaggtttaaaacttttgatttCCATTGTGaccatagaatattttaattgttttttagtatttactatttattattgatttttcgcACTCttttattcatacaaaaataaaatatacaacaaatgtatattttataaataatgtataaatccAGTATGTATCCAAGTAACTAGAGAAATTATGttccaatatattaatttaagtccatttatatatgtatattgtatatagtgaAAACTTAAATCGTACAAAaccatagtttatttaaatgtttaattatttatttatttattttattttaatgtgtattataaattgtatttaattgtgtattttatatttaattcagaGAGTAATCTTTTGTTTTTGAGTATaatcagattttaaataaatagtattgatAAGGATTATATTAGacagataattttttgtaattatataaacttctagaaaaataatgtaatgattttagtataacttgtatttcttttatattgtaatatgttcATAATCATTCCAAGACAAAATGcctattgaaattatattatactaattattgtgtattttctggagtattctatataatatattttatcactaaaatatacaaattataatattgtatattctaCACATAGACCTTATACTCAAGTATAAGGTCTATGATTCTaccaagttttgaaaattttacattttttgatataatgatatgaaataattattcatttattttttaaaaaagacaattgtgttcaaatttcaaaattatattgctttttatttttattaataattaaatattaaaaaaaaaaaaaaaaaaaaacaatgaatctTATACCTATTAgaggtattgtattttatttatttttaccaatgaatagatcattttctatttgaaagtaactttaaataaactaaaatatctactcaatcttattattagctgtaatattgtcatatgacaatatgattttgttgttgattaaaaaataatggataaacaatttctatgtatttattttcatattgtgTTTTGTGCTTATTCACAAGTAAAAGTATTGATAAGTAATTGATTGGGAGTACATGccattttttatgtaacttaaatgtgtgaaatcaaaaataattttacacattatGTAAATCACATTTATTTGATGGAAATATGATTGGTAAAAatgagtatattatgtgtaattaattgatgttttttgtttgacttattgataatttttatttaaaaattgaaaattttgtgCTAGTAGTTTATAGATAAATGGAAAATACAAGtatgattttgaatatatttgtatgcaatttttttaattaatataactataaaaaattatcatattttatttacaatatttgtatatttatataactataatgtcTAGTTccttagtaataaaaaaaaatctatatgtaATTTACTTTTGTGACATTtccaattttctaattttatttgttccaaaaattaagtttattttcatacttaatttataggCATGAGTGATgtgtactaaatattttatgttaatataagaacctaatttttattaataatagataccATACCAATTACTAAtagatctaataatataaatgttttatgttaaaatttttcattcatgttgtttttttttcttgccgTTAGATTTGTtctgttacattttttttttaacttataaattatctatgataataatttctaatttattataaacctacttatttttattcatcactacctatgtaaatattatagatttttgtgactatatacctacctaatattaatgtgttatttttttatattctatctATATTCCTACTTTAccaaaagaaatttaaaaatattttcttactaAAGTAGACATCAAGTAAACTAtgcaaactatttattatacatttcagcATTTGTGATGattaagtataatgtaattacaGATTTGTAGTctgtaattaaaatcaaataagaatttaaattttaaggttGTGAAACGCTGTGTAGGAAACTCGTACTTTTACACCTTTTgatatcttaattattttatattatatttttatttaattaatattttactaatttgttttttcataaaataccaTGTCTTGGTCAATTTTGTTTGAGTAGTTTGTGTTGTCTTTTAGGTGCGGATAAGTTTTTAGTTGTATGATGATCTATAATATGTTCAGTGGCGGATAAGTATTTTGATGATGAGCAATAGTTGATATTGATTACCactacaaatattaaactaaatattgttgtttatttttatttttgattgaaaaaataaaaatcttaacttttttttctgacAGAACacagaaattaattttcttggctttaactattaataatatgaatttatagagCTATATAGCAAAGGAAatctatatttacttatagtataaagtattgagtaataaaagtaagaaacaaactttgattttttagAACTACTTATTGATCCTGTAAAAGTAAAACCATATGGGTCACGAATTGAATTTCAATAGATGTTCAGGGTATAATTTAGGCCATGGTTTTAAAAAGATTGAGAATTTTTGGAATACATTTGTAAACcctaataaaattttcatccCAGCTAAAATTGTTGAAGTAATTGcagtagaaaaattaaaatttgtgttgCCTAgtgcaaaaattaaaagtaataaatccCCTTCCATTAGCCttttttgatacaaaaaaatatacttatgtgtatattttttggataaaatacGGTTCATATGGAATATTGGTTGgcaaaaatacaattcttatgaaatattttcgaaTCAAATAAATACGATAAGGATAGAATATTTCTTGACTGGAATTGATTAGgtatagttgtttttatttagataactattatagttttgtcCAGGATATTGAACGTGCCTGTGATTAAGCGTTAATAGTTAAAGGACTCTGACAGGCTTACGTTTCTTTTACAAGGAGaaaaagcgggtaagtgggtactgctctgctgtacattaggtgccgtgtggaccactattatatattataggagtgttaaatttgaatctaatgataggtatcatacTATCATtgttacgaaaaacgattctgaacagagatgatttgtcagcctaggccCTAGgtcctaggatataatttccagtatGGTTGGTGAAAAGGGGGGTTTATGTTGTAATGACCTGAATACTCcaacatttaagttcttttataattattgtaagctaaacttacggaaaatcttgtattaaattttcaactcttagctacttttatacaaaaatttttatgaattatacttacaaaataatttgcaaatattcatgattttgatgaatttttgtcaatatttaaacttcaaatgctaataaaaaaaattatgctatttattcttataattttttacacactataaaaaaaaactcataaggaaccttgtaatTTAGCCATGTATTattaacgataatataaacatgtggtgaaaatttcaagtatttatagtgattagtttttgagttataaccagataaaaaaattgatttgttcGAAAActagttttgcgtaaaaattcccgtttttccgccacttttagattctgaacgaagtgatgaatgtattgattttacaatgatgtgtgttttttttttttttttttttttgtgtctgtgtacagcataactagtcgaaataatgctccaatttcaaactatgggggtggtttccgatgtaaaagtgaatatccttggtgcgttataaaggtaaaaagttaacattttgcaacagttttcaaaaaaatcgagaaaaacaaaaaaaaaaatgacggaaaaacggcaatttttacgcaaaaccagttttcgaccaaatcgattttttttatggttgtaattcaaaaactaatcactgaaaatacttgaaattttcaccaaatgttaatgtcagtggtatctgtatatagttaaatttttaaaaaattttgactttttttgagttatttatagaccactgaaattttcgatttttttgagaaattttttttaaagtgtcgataaaaaatttttggatgaccaaaaagttttgacaatttaatacaaggttccttatgagttgtttttattgtagctaaaaaaaattaaaaatcgttagtcacaatttttttttataagagtttatagttcaaatttttacgaaatctgtcgaaaacgcgaaaatttgcaa
The DNA window shown above is from Aphis gossypii isolate Hap1 chromosome 2, ASM2018417v2, whole genome shotgun sequence and carries:
- the LOC114120441 gene encoding probable glutamine--tRNA ligase — encoded protein: MSDLDLFVSIGLSEAKAKETLKNKNLTSNLKSVINEFPKTNQPLTNYGTLLYHLASKLKNQDSKYVSLIDSYIFENKLDTTQRIDCCLDYLRSLINENIDLLELDKACGVGIVITIDEIKQKVEEIISQNKNELLEKRYKFNTGGLMQEVRKQLVWADGKAIKNEVDSQILNILGAKTEADLAPVQKQKKVKEIKPIEKKTLAYKPLSIEEVMSKVDFHKPGENFKTDGYVITKNTEMLLTQHLKETSGKVITRFPPEPNGILHIGHAKAININFGFAKASGGECILRYDDTNPEKEEEKYFTGIKEMVEWLGYKPHRITHSSDYFDQLYDWAISLTKKGLAYVCHQKQQDMQGFNPPPSPWRNRPVEENLSLLNDMKNGIFDEGEATLRMKVTLEEGKQDPVAYRIKFLPHHRTKDKWCIYPTYDYTHCLCDSIENITHSLCTKEFQNRRSTYYWLCNSLDLYCPVQWEYGRLNMNYTVVSKRKIGKLIENKIVNDWDDPRLFTLSALRRRGFPAESINSFCARMGVTGAQAIVDPQMLESEVQDFLNLTATRTMVALEPLKIIITNFDKLNKPYSVSVPDFPSDPDKGWHDIKFSSVLYIESSDFSQNADKDYRRLTIDQTVGLRYAGIVIKVIKVITVGTTIEEIHVEATDVKTAPKPKAFIHWVSNPIEIEVRLYDRLFMHKNPEDTNQVPNGYLSDINSDSLKIVNAYADVHILKSPVLKNYQFERLGYFCVDLDSNDTKLVFNRTITLKDGSSK
- the LOC114120437 gene encoding zinc finger protein 616-like → MMGDVTAESPPADDLNNSGSSSSSSSDSDGESSSSCTSSSSSSCSETPNNQCKNSSLPDCDDDTPQSNGQSEWMVCQLCLYKVKTPLQLKQHMRMHTEHKIHRCAICNKTFEQATRLEKHIAIHCGTDNRFECSLCGKVYKLRTQIVSHIAAHKKQNAGRRISYTCHICTKKFSNKSKLKEHVSGHENGTLHSCDVCGRTFKLNSYLVVHKRTHEMSVSYTGDKPFTCSMCNKSFLSKSNLDLHMLVHNYVKKASYSCDICGKIFMRKYNYDAHVKIHQ